CGCAACAAGGCCCGCGCGGTTGCGGGGTGGGCGTATGCGGCGCACTCGGTCGACAACGCGCGGCTGATCTCGGCGCTGGACCGCGGCGCGAGCGACGCGCTGGCCAAGGGGGTCCGCGCCGAACCGCTGCGGGTGTACCTCCAGATCAGCCTCGACGGCGATACCGAACGCGGCGGGGTGGACATCGGCAGGCCGGATCTGGTCGACGAACTGTGCGCGGCGATCGATACGGCCGACGGCCTGGTGTTCACGGGGCTGATGGCGATACCGCCGCGCGACGCCGACCCCGACGAGGCGTTCGCGCGGCTCGCCGAGGAGCGGTCGCGGTTGCAGCGCCACCATTCCCAGCGGCTTCAGTTGTCGGCCGGGATGTCGAACGACCTGGAAAGCGCCGTGAGACACGGTTCGACGTGTGTGCGTGTCGGTACCGCGTTGATGGGGCGCCGACCGCTAACGTCACCCCCAGTAGTCACTCCAGTCACATCTTCATCACAGACATCAGAACTCCCACGGTCAGCAGAAGGGTCGCCCGATGAGCACACTGCATAAGGTCAAGGCCTACTTCGGCATGGCGCCGATGGATGACTACGAAGACGAGTACTACGAGGACGACGACCGCGGTGCCCGCCCGGGCGGCTACAGCCGTCGTCCCCGGGAGGACCGCTTCGAGGACGAGGCCTACGGTTACGACGGTCCCGAGTACGACGAAGGCCCGGCCTACCGGGGCGGATACGCCGAACGGTTTGCCGACGAGCCGCGTTACGAGGGCCGGATGCGTGCCCCGCGCGAGTTCGACCGGCCCGCGCCGTCGCGGCTCGGCGCCATGCGGGGTTCGACCCGCGGCGCGCTCGCGATGGACCCGCGCGGTATGGCCGAACTGTTCGAGGCAGGCAGCCCGCTGGCCAAGATCACCACGCTGCGCCCCAAGGACTACAGCGAGGCGCGCACCATCGGTGAGCGGTTCCGCGACGGGACGCCGGTGATCATGGACCTGGTGTCGATGGACAACGCCGACGCCAAGCGGCTGGTCGACTTCGCGGCCGGCCTCGCGTTCGCGCTGCGCGGGTCGTTCGACAAGGTCGCCACCAAGGTCTTCCTGCTGTCGCCTGCCGATGTCGACGTCACGGCCGAGGAGCGTCGCCGCATCGCCGAGGCGGGTTTCTACTCCTACCGTTAGCCACATCCGGTCGTCGGGACCGCCTGCCTGTCCGTCTTGTGCGCCGCGGCCGGGTAGGCTGGCGGCGTCGCATCACCGGCCGGCATCCGGGCGCTCCGCGTGCCGACCTGCAGCGACCTGTATCGAATGTCACACATCCGTCGGTAGTGAGGTCGGCTCAGTTGTCGCTGTTCTTCCAGATCCTGGGTTTTGCGCTGTTCATCTTCTGGCTGCTGCTCATCGCGCGCGTCGTGGTCGAGTTCATCCGCTCGTTCAGCCGGGACTGGCATCCCAGGGGCTTCACCGTGGTGATCCTCGAGCTGATCATGACCGTCACCGATCCGCCGGTGAAGCTGCTGCGCCGGATCATTCCCCAGCTCACGGTGGGCGCGGTCCGGTTCGACCTGTCGATCATGGTGCTGCTGCTCGCGGCGTTCATCGGCATGCAGCTCGCGTTCGGCGCGGCGGTCTGATCCCGCCCGCAAGGGTTTCCCGGGTGGCCGCCGTACGGCCGCCACACCTGGTTGCCGACGTTTGCCGGGGCGCTGCACGGAGCCGTAAGAAGATTGAAATTCGCTCTTAAAATTGCCCTCCACTGCAACCGCCGGGTCTGGTGTGACAGGATGGACGCCAGTTGCGTTCATACAAGGCTCTACACTTTGAGATCGGTTGACGGTTCAAGACTTCAAGGGGGCAGACAATGCCGCTCACACCAGCGGACGTCCATAACGTCGCGTTCAGTAAGCCACCAATTGGCAAGCGAGGCTACAACGAGGACGAGGTCGACGCCTTTCTCGATCTGGTTGAGAACGAGCTGACCCGGCTCATCGAGGAGAACGCCGATCTGCGCCAGCGGGTCGCCGAACTCGACCAGGAACTCGCGGCCGCCCGCTCCGGTGCGGGCGCGTCGTCGCAGGCGACGTCGTCGATCCCGTTGTACGAGCCCGAGCCAGAGCCTGCCCCGGCTCCGCAGCCCGTCTACGAGGCCCCGGCGCCGCAGCCCGCCGCCCCGCAGGGCGAGGACACCGCTGTGCGTGCCGCCCGGGTGCTGAGCCTCGCGCAGGACACCGCGGACCGTCTGACCAGCACGGCCAAGGCCGAGGCGGACAAGCTGCTCTCCGATGCCCGCGCACAGGCCGAGGCGATGGTGAGCGACGCCCGCAAGACCGCCGAGACCACGGTCTCCGAGGCCCGTCAGCGTGCCGACGCCATGCTCGCCGACGCCCAGACCCGGTCGGAGACCCAGCTGCGTCAGGCCCAGGAGAAGGCCGACGCGCTGCAGGCCGACGCCGAGCGCAAGCATTCCGAGATCATGGGAACCATCAACCAGCAGCGCACGGTGCTGGAAGGCCGGCTCGAGCAGTTGCGAACCTTCGAACGCGAGTACCGGACTCGGCTCAAGACCTACCTGGAGTCGCAGCTTGAGGAACTGGGTCAGCGTGGTTCCGCGGCACCGGTCGATTCCAGCGCCAACAGCGACGCCGGCGGATTCGGCCAGTTCAACCGCGGCAACAACTGACTCGTCCGGCGTAGGGCCCCGCGTGAGAACGACGACCCGGGGCTGACGCGATCGGTCCGTCATCGTGGTCGGACCGCGACACCCTAGGGTTCACACCATGTTGATCATTGCGCTCGTGCTCGCCGTCATCGGCCTGGCGGCGCTGGTGACCGCCGTGGTCACCAGCAACGAACTGATCGCCTGGGTCTGCATCGGCGCCAGCGTCCTCGGCGTGGTTCTGCTGATCGTCGACGCGTTGCGGGAGCGGTCCCGCAGCGGCCGGGCCGCGGGCGCCGGTGCCGCCGCGGTCGACGACGAAGCCGCCGCGGAATCCGGAGTCGACGAGACCGACGAGGTCGACGAGGAGTACGACAGCAGTCGCGACACCCAGGTGATCGAGGCGGTCCGGGACACCCACGAGACCGACGAGCCGGTCGACTACCCCGAGGACACGGTCGGCGCAGCCCCCGAGGACGAACCGACCGCCGACGCCGCCGAGACAGCCGAGACCGAAACCGTCGGCGACGAAGCCCCCGCGGAGGAACCGGCCACCGACACCGCCGAGACCAGCGAATCCGGGGACTCCGAGACCAGCGAGTCCGGGGACGCCGAAGAGCGCAAGAACTGACTCACCGCACCGGGTCTGTGGTGGGCGTGGCCAGCAGGTCCCGTACCTCGTCGTCGCTGACCTGGTGAAAGTCGGCGTACGCCTGTCCGACCGCCTCGAAATCCTGCGGCATGCTCGCGCACACCACGTCGTGCACCTCGCCCGCCAGTTCCCGGCACACCCCGGGCGGGCCCACCGGAACCGCAACCACCACCCGCCGCGCGCCGCGGACCGCGCGCGCCGCGGCGATCATGCTGGCGCCCGTCGCGATGCCGTCGTCGACCAGGATCACCGTGGCACCCGCGATCTGCGGCGGTGGGCGGTCGCCGCGGTAGGCCTGTTCGCGGCGTTGGAGTTCGATGGTCTCCCGGCGCAGCGTCTCGGCCATGTCGTCGTCGCTGATGCCGAGCCGATTCATCACCTTCTCGTTGAACACCACGCCGCCACCGGAGGCCACCGCACCCATCGCGAGTTCCTGCCACTGCGGCACCCCGAGCTTGCGCACCAGGAAGACGTCGAGCGGCGCCCGCAAATAGGACGCGACCTCCCACGCAACCGGAACGCCGCCGCGGGCGAGCCCGAGGACCAGGACGTCGGGTTCATCGCGGTAGGACGACAGGCGCTGCGCCAGGACCTGGCCTGCCTCGCGGCGATCCCGGAATGTGCGGATGGCGTCGCGACGGACGCTCCATGCGCTCATCTGGCTGTCTGCGGTCTCTCGGATCTGCTTCCGACCGCTCCAGCCTACGACGCGGGCTCGGCCCGGACCACCTTGTCCAAGAACGACCGCACCAGCTCGCGCACGCGCACCGCCGCGTCGTCAACCAGTTCCTTTGTGCGCAAACGCAAATCGTCGTGGTTGTAGCCGAGCTTGCCGTTGATGCCCTCGCGGTCGTCGGCCAGCCAGCCCTCGAGCAGCTCGACATCGACCTCGGGGTGGAACTGCAGGGCCAGGGCACGTCCCAGCACGAACGCCTGCGACGACCGGGATGTGCGCGCGATCTCCGTGGCGCCCGGCGGAACCGTCCAGCGGTCGAAGTGCCACTGGAACCACGGTCCCGGCGCGATCAGGCCGGCGTCGTCGGTGTCGAGTTCGAACCAGCCGACCTCCGCCGAGTCGGCCCTGGCGACCGATCCGCCGAACGCCTGGGCCAGCAACTGACCGCCGAAGCACACACCGAGAATTCCGACCCCGGCAGCGGCGGCCGTGCGCATCATGTCCATCTCGGCGCGGACCCAGGTGTCCACCAGGCTCTGCTCATACACCGGCCAGCGCGCGCCGAGCGGCACGATCACGTCGTAGGCGGCGGGATCCGGGAATGTCACATGCCCGGCAGGGGTCTCGACCCGTTCGGGCGGGACCACCCCGAATGTCTCGATGTCGAAACCGCATTCGGAGAACGCGTCGCCGAGCATCGCCTCGGTGCACATGTGTTCGTTGTGGATGAACAGGACTTTCGGTGCCACATCAGCATTATTCAGCACGCTCGGGGTGGTTTGCTCCGCGCGTGGTGGTCGCGACGGGTGTTCTCGGTCACGCCGGCCGCATCGGCGTTGTCGAGTTCCGGGATGATCCTGCCGTGATGCCGTGCGCGGCAAGGAAAATCGTAACCAAGCGCGGTAACCGCTCACCGCATTCGGTCGGGGATCCGGTAACGCCGTTCCGGTCGCCCCGTGCCGTACTGCAACCGCAACTCCAGCGCGCCGGTGCTCAGGTAGTGCTCGAGATAGCGCCGCGCGCTCACCCGGGAGATCCCCACGAGTTCGGCGCACTGCGCCGCCGACACCTCACCGGCGGTGCGGACCGCATCCATCACCAGGCGCCCGGTCTCGGCGCCGAGGCCCTTGGGCAGAGCCGCGGTGCTCGACGGTGTAGAGCCGCCGAACAGTGCGTCGATCATGGACTGATCCGCACCGCCGTCGGCCGCCAGCGCGTCGGCCCGCGCGGCGAACGCCACGAGTTTCGCCTGCAGCTGGTCGAATTCGAACGGTTTGATCAGGTAGTCGGCCGCGCCGCCGTCCAACGCGCCGCGGACGGTGTCGAGCTCGCGGGCCGCGGTGATCATGATGACGCCGACCAGGTTGCCGTCCGCGCGCAGCCGTTGCAGCACCTCAAGGCCGGTCATGTCGGGCAGGTAGACGTCGAGCAGGATCAGATCGGGACGCAGGGTGGCCGCGGAGGTCAGCGCTTCGGCGCCGGTGCGGGCGACGCCGACCGCCCGGAAACCGTCGACGCGTTCGACGAAGCGCCGGTGGATCTCGGCGACCATGAAGTCGTCGTCGACGACGAGGACGTCACGCACGGGCGGTCACCTCCGGTAGCCGCACGACGAACGACGCCCCGCCGTCGGGACCGTCGGTGACCTCGATGTCGCCGCCGTGCTGTGCGGTCACCAGTCGGACCAGCGCGAGCCCGATGCCGCGCCCGCCCGGCACATCGGGTTTGGAGGTCACGCCGCGCGCGAAGATCGACTCGCGCAGGTGCTCGGGCACACCCGGGCCCGAATCCGACACCTCCAGCAGCAACCCGGCCGAATCGTCCAGCCGCACCGAGACATGTGCGGGCTTCGAGCCCACCGAGACGTCCACGGCGTTGTCCACCAGATTGCCCAGCAGCGTGATGACGTCGGTGGCCAGCGCCGGGTCGAGCGCGGCCAGGTGGCTGTCGTCGGTGAGGGTGAGCGCGACCCCGCTCTCGGCGGCCAGCGACGTCTTCGCGATCAGCAGCGCCGCGACGGCGGGATCGACAACATGTTGTGTGACAGCGTCATTGATCTCGGCGCGGCGACGGGTCAAGGTGCCGACCAGATCGCGGACCGCGTCGAACTCGCCGAGTTGCACCAGCCCCGAGATGGTGTGCAACTGGTTGGCGAACTCGTGGGTCTGGGCCCTCAGCGTGTCGGTGACACTGCGGTGCGAGGACAATTGTGCCTGCAGCGCAGCCAGTTCGGTGCTGTCGCGCATGGTGGTCACGGTACCGATGCGATGTCCCTGGCTGCTGGCCGCGCGCCGGTTGAGTGCCAGCACCCGGGTCCGCGTGGCGATGATGACGTCGCTCTCGTCGGCGGATTCGTCGGTCTCCTCGTGTCCGGACAGCAGGAAGTCCACCACGGCCGGTTCCAGTCCGATCGCGCCGACGTGCCTGCCGACGGCGTCGGGCCCGATGCCGAGCAGTTCGCACGCGCTGTCGTTGAGCACGGTGACCGCACCGTCGGTGTTCACCGCGACGACGCCCTCTCGAATGCTGTGCAGCAACGCTTCTCGATGGTCGGCCAGGTTGGCGATCTCGGCGATGTCCAGGCCCCGGGTATGGGTCTTGATGCGCCGGGACAGCAGCCATGACGTCAACAGCCCGAGCGCGGCGCCGATGCCGAGGTAGATCAGCAACCGTTCGCCGGAGCCGCTGAGCAGTTCCCACACCGACGGGTAGTGTTCGCTGACCGAGACGATGGCGAGCGGCTCACCCGACGGCGCCAGGATCGGTACCTGCCCGACGAGGCTGTGCACGCCGTCGATGTCGGTGTCGCCGAACCAGGAACGGCCCTCGTCGGCGCGGCTGGCGTCGAGGTCGATGTGGTGGGCGATCCTGGCGGGTTCCGAGGACACCCGCACCGCTCCGGTGGGATCGGTGATCTCGGCCAGGTCGGCACCCGAGAGCGCGACCGCGCGGTCGACCTCGGGCGCGAGGATCCTGGCGGCGAACGGATCGGCGTACCGGTCCCGCACGATCGGTGTGGACGCCACGTTCTCGGCGACGGCGATCATGCGCTGGCCGCGCACCTCGCGGAACTCGCGGGTGGACTGCGCCACCGAGATCGCGGCCACCGCACCGAGGACGACGGCGACCACCAGCAGCTGGAAGACCAGGAACCGGCCCGCCAGGCTGGCGGCGTGTACCCGGTCGCCCGGCAGGCTGCGGAGCCGGGCAAGCGGTGAATTGTGGGTTGAACTCAAAGACCAAAACTTCCTTTGCGTTCGAATCAGTGACCTGGGTCACTCAACGGGTCCAGTATGGCTGAGCATCACCTTTTCTTCGGGACGCAGTGATTGGGGACTGCAGTGAGGTTTCGACAATTGTGGGCCGCGTTGGTGGCCGTGCTGCTCGCGGTCACCATGGTGACCGCCTGCGGCGTGACGCGCGGCGATGAATCGCGTGGTCTGCACCGCCTGCGCATGATGGTGCCGAACAGCCCCGGTGGCGGTTACGACCTCACCGCGCGCACCGCGGTGAAGATCATGGAGGACACCGACATCACCGGGCGCATCGAGGTGTTCAACGTCATCGGTGCCGGCGGCACCGTGGCCATGGCCCGGCTGATGAACGAACGCGGCAACAACGACCTGATGATGATGATGGGGCTCGGCGTGGTCGGCGCGGTGTACACCAACGGTTCGTCGGCGCGCGCGTCCGACGCGACCGCGCTGGCGAAGATGGTCGAGGAACAGGAGGGCATCCTCGTCCCCGGCGACTCGCCGTTCCGCACCATCGGTGATCTGGTGGCGGCGTGGAAGGCCGACCCGGCCAAGGTGTCCATCGGCGGCGGATCCTCGCCGGGCGGACCGGATCACCTGTTCCCGATGGAGACCGCGCGTGCGGTGGGCATCGATCCGCGCACCGTCAACTACATCACCTACGACGGCGGCGGTGATCTGCTGACCGCTCTGCTGGGCAAGAAGATCGCGGCGGGCACCACCGGGCTCGGTGAGTTCGTCGACCAGATCGAGGCCGGGCAGGTCCGTGTTCTCGCGGTGTCCGGCAATGAGCGGGTGCCCGGGATCGACGCACCCACGCTCACCGAGGCCGGTATCGACATGACGTTCACCAACTGGCGTGGAGTGCTTGCACCGCCGGGGATTTCCGATGACGCCCGCAACGCCATGGTGGATGCGCTGACCGAACTCCACGACACCGACGAGTGGAAGGAAGCCATGGTGAAGAACGGCTGGAGCGACGCCTTCACCACCGGGCCGGAGTTCGAGCAGTTCCTGCGCGATCAGGACAACCGCGTCTCGACGACGCTGACCGAATTGGGGTTGCTATGACCGAGGATTCGCCGCAGAGCACCGACACCGGGACGCAGGCGCCCGAGGGCCGCAGGGTCGACCTGGCCCAGTACCTCGTGTGCGTCGTGCTGGTGGCCGTCGGTGCGTTCCTGATCTACGACGCGCTCACCCTTGCCGAGGGGTTCGCGAAGGTGGATCCGGTGGGGCCGCGGATGTTTCCGCTGGCGATCGGCATCGTCCTGATTGCGCTTGCGGTGGTGCTGGCGATCGCGATACCGCGCGGATCGGTCGGTGAGGCCGACGCGGGCGAGGACGTGGATCCGAACTCGCCGGGGGACTGGCGCACGGTCGGTCTGCTGGTCGGGTTGTTCATCGCGGTGATCGTGCTCGTCCAACCGCTCGGCTGGGCGATCACGGGTGCGTTGTTGTTCGCCGGTGCGGCAGCGATTCTGGGAAATCGCCACCATGTCCGCAACATCGTGATCGGTGCCGTGCTCTCGGTGCTGACGTTCTACGGGTTCTACTCCGGGCTCGGGATCCCGTTGCCCGCAGGCATTCTGGACGGGATTC
This region of Mycolicibacterium goodii genomic DNA includes:
- a CDS encoding YggS family pyridoxal phosphate-dependent enzyme — its product is MSRTSMSRRTRDADRTAELTVALGAARARLARAAESAGRNVGDIELLPVTKFFPASDIVILNQLGCLSFGESREQEAANKIAEVRAELPDAPIRWHMIGRIQRNKARAVAGWAYAAHSVDNARLISALDRGASDALAKGVRAEPLRVYLQISLDGDTERGGVDIGRPDLVDELCAAIDTADGLVFTGLMAIPPRDADPDEAFARLAEERSRLQRHHSQRLQLSAGMSNDLESAVRHGSTCVRVGTALMGRRPLTSPPVVTPVTSSSQTSELPRSAEGSPDEHTA
- a CDS encoding cell division protein SepF, with the protein product MSTLHKVKAYFGMAPMDDYEDEYYEDDDRGARPGGYSRRPREDRFEDEAYGYDGPEYDEGPAYRGGYAERFADEPRYEGRMRAPREFDRPAPSRLGAMRGSTRGALAMDPRGMAELFEAGSPLAKITTLRPKDYSEARTIGERFRDGTPVIMDLVSMDNADAKRLVDFAAGLAFALRGSFDKVATKVFLLSPADVDVTAEERRRIAEAGFYSYR
- a CDS encoding YggT family protein produces the protein MSLFFQILGFALFIFWLLLIARVVVEFIRSFSRDWHPRGFTVVILELIMTVTDPPVKLLRRIIPQLTVGAVRFDLSIMVLLLAAFIGMQLAFGAAV
- the wag31 gene encoding cell wall synthesis protein Wag31, whose product is MPLTPADVHNVAFSKPPIGKRGYNEDEVDAFLDLVENELTRLIEENADLRQRVAELDQELAAARSGAGASSQATSSIPLYEPEPEPAPAPQPVYEAPAPQPAAPQGEDTAVRAARVLSLAQDTADRLTSTAKAEADKLLSDARAQAEAMVSDARKTAETTVSEARQRADAMLADAQTRSETQLRQAQEKADALQADAERKHSEIMGTINQQRTVLEGRLEQLRTFEREYRTRLKTYLESQLEELGQRGSAAPVDSSANSDAGGFGQFNRGNN
- a CDS encoding phosphoribosyltransferase; translation: MSAWSVRRDAIRTFRDRREAGQVLAQRLSSYRDEPDVLVLGLARGGVPVAWEVASYLRAPLDVFLVRKLGVPQWQELAMGAVASGGGVVFNEKVMNRLGISDDDMAETLRRETIELQRREQAYRGDRPPPQIAGATVILVDDGIATGASMIAAARAVRGARRVVVAVPVGPPGVCRELAGEVHDVVCASMPQDFEAVGQAYADFHQVSDDEVRDLLATPTTDPVR
- a CDS encoding type 1 glutamine amidotransferase; translation: MAPKVLFIHNEHMCTEAMLGDAFSECGFDIETFGVVPPERVETPAGHVTFPDPAAYDVIVPLGARWPVYEQSLVDTWVRAEMDMMRTAAAAGVGILGVCFGGQLLAQAFGGSVARADSAEVGWFELDTDDAGLIAPGPWFQWHFDRWTVPPGATEIARTSRSSQAFVLGRALALQFHPEVDVELLEGWLADDREGINGKLGYNHDDLRLRTKELVDDAAVRVRELVRSFLDKVVRAEPAS
- a CDS encoding response regulator, producing the protein MRDVLVVDDDFMVAEIHRRFVERVDGFRAVGVARTGAEALTSAATLRPDLILLDVYLPDMTGLEVLQRLRADGNLVGVIMITAARELDTVRGALDGGAADYLIKPFEFDQLQAKLVAFAARADALAADGGADQSMIDALFGGSTPSSTAALPKGLGAETGRLVMDAVRTAGEVSAAQCAELVGISRVSARRYLEHYLSTGALELRLQYGTGRPERRYRIPDRMR
- a CDS encoding ATP-binding protein, with translation MPGDRVHAASLAGRFLVFQLLVVAVVLGAVAAISVAQSTREFREVRGQRMIAVAENVASTPIVRDRYADPFAARILAPEVDRAVALSGADLAEITDPTGAVRVSSEPARIAHHIDLDASRADEGRSWFGDTDIDGVHSLVGQVPILAPSGEPLAIVSVSEHYPSVWELLSGSGERLLIYLGIGAALGLLTSWLLSRRIKTHTRGLDIAEIANLADHREALLHSIREGVVAVNTDGAVTVLNDSACELLGIGPDAVGRHVGAIGLEPAVVDFLLSGHEETDESADESDVIIATRTRVLALNRRAASSQGHRIGTVTTMRDSTELAALQAQLSSHRSVTDTLRAQTHEFANQLHTISGLVQLGEFDAVRDLVGTLTRRRAEINDAVTQHVVDPAVAALLIAKTSLAAESGVALTLTDDSHLAALDPALATDVITLLGNLVDNAVDVSVGSKPAHVSVRLDDSAGLLLEVSDSGPGVPEHLRESIFARGVTSKPDVPGGRGIGLALVRLVTAQHGGDIEVTDGPDGGASFVVRLPEVTARA
- a CDS encoding Bug family tripartite tricarboxylate transporter substrate binding protein, producing MVTACGVTRGDESRGLHRLRMMVPNSPGGGYDLTARTAVKIMEDTDITGRIEVFNVIGAGGTVAMARLMNERGNNDLMMMMGLGVVGAVYTNGSSARASDATALAKMVEEQEGILVPGDSPFRTIGDLVAAWKADPAKVSIGGGSSPGGPDHLFPMETARAVGIDPRTVNYITYDGGGDLLTALLGKKIAAGTTGLGEFVDQIEAGQVRVLAVSGNERVPGIDAPTLTEAGIDMTFTNWRGVLAPPGISDDARNAMVDALTELHDTDEWKEAMVKNGWSDAFTTGPEFEQFLRDQDNRVSTTLTELGLL
- a CDS encoding tripartite tricarboxylate transporter TctB family protein, producing MTEDSPQSTDTGTQAPEGRRVDLAQYLVCVVLVAVGAFLIYDALTLAEGFAKVDPVGPRMFPLAIGIVLIALAVVLAIAIPRGSVGEADAGEDVDPNSPGDWRTVGLLVGLFIAVIVLVQPLGWAITGALLFAGAAAILGNRHHVRNIVIGAVLSVLTFYGFYSGLGIPLPAGILDGIL